In Rhipicephalus microplus isolate Deutch F79 chromosome 7, USDA_Rmic, whole genome shotgun sequence, one genomic interval encodes:
- the LOC119179450 gene encoding 17-beta-hydroxysteroid dehydrogenase type 6-like isoform X2, which translates to MRLHARGMRVFAGCLLPDSLGATKLQALSATPAEEGKGSMHVIAPMDVTSDRQVQDAVQQVKKILASEGRTQKEGDQNGDVPNGDQDGSVAEVPQLWALVANAGVIWATELEWGSLEPMRRMLEVNAVGVARTVRAFLPMVRRAKGGRVVITTSLWGYFSIPFSVAYSMSKCAARFFADGLRREMKKFGVRVVSIEPNMYATNLTADGILLPAMDKLWQETSEEVRRDYGQRYYELSRQYLRRELLKSRTEIHEVVDAMETAVLAQRPRFAYRPDGLLRAFQFRLLEIAPPVVQDAFLIRDTQPPASTLPGNRGIARG; encoded by the exons ATGCGGTTGCACGCCCGCGGAATGCGTGTGTTCGCCGGCTGCCTCCTGCCGGACAGTCTCGGCGCCACCAAGCTCCAAGCGCTGTCCGCCACACCAGCGGAAGAAGGGAAAGGAAGCATGCACGTGATAGCCCCCATGGACGTCACCAGTGACAGGCAGGTGCAAGACGCCGTGCAGCAGGTCAAGAAGATTCTGGCCAGTGAAG GACGGACGCAGAAAGAAGGTGACCAGAATGGAGATGTTCCCAACGGTGACCAGGACGGCAGTGTCGCCGAGGTCCCCCAGCTGTGGGCCTTGGTGGCTAACGCGGGCGTCATCTGGGCCACTGAGCTGGAGTGGGGCTCGCTAGAGCCGATGCGTCGCATGCTCGAGGTGAACGCGGTGGGCGTGGCACGAACTGTGCGCGCCTTCCTTCCCATGGTGCGCAGGGCCAAGGGAGGACGCGTTGTCATCACAACCAGTCTATGGG GATACTTCTCCATTCCCTTCTCGGTGGCCTACTCCATGTCCAAGTGCGCGGCACGGTTCTTTGCTGATGGCCTTCGAAGGGAGATGAAGAAGTTTGGCGTCCGCGTTGTGTCCATCGAGCCCAATATGTATGC GACAAACCTGACAGCTGACGGTATACTTCTGCCGGCCATGGACAAGCTGTGGCAGGAGACGAGCGAAGAAGTCCGGCGTGACTACGGCCAGCGTTACTACGAGCTGAGCCGCCAGTATCTGCGGCGAGAACTGCTCAAATCGCGCACCGAAATCCACGAAGTGGTGGACGCCATGGAGACTGCTGTATTGGCGCAGAGGCCACGTTTCGCGTACCGCCCTGACGGCCTGCTGAGAGCATTTCAGTTCCGCCTGCTGGAGATCGCGCCGCCTGTCGTACAGGACGCCTTCCTCATACGGGACACGCAGCCGCCAGCGTCCACACTGCCAGGCAACAGAGGCATCGCTCGAGGCTGA